The DNA sequence GAAGCTTTAAAAGAAAAATTTTCTCCTTACATTATTTTGTTTGGGATTACAACCTTGCCCCAGTATTACATTGAATTATTCAAAGCTTTAAGCAGCGTTGTGCCGGTGCATATTTTTCAGCTTAATCCATCAAAGGAATACTGGTTTGATACAATAAATGAAAAGAAGAAGTTGCGTTTGGAGGAAGAAAACATTGATACTGAAAAATTAAAATATGAAGTTGGCAATCCGCTTTTATCTTCGTTGGGAAAAGTTGGTGCAGAGTATATTGAAATGCTATTAGACTACGAAGCTGTAGATACTATAAACAGCGATACTGCATATACGTACATTGACAACACACAGAATGAAACTCTCCTGCGCATTCTACAGTCAGATATTTGTAGATTAATTAATAGAGGAAGTAATGATAAAGAAATTTACAATCCCAATAGAATACAACCAAAAGTAGCAATTAATTCTAATGATAGATCAATTTCAATACATTCGTGCCATTCACCTCTACGTGAGGTTGAAGTGCTTAGAGATTACATCATTGATGTAATGAATAACAATGATATAATTCCCAATGATATAATTGTGATGGCACCTGATATTGATTTGTATGCGCCGTTTATACAAGCGGTATTTGATGAACAGGTGTTGAAGAAAGAAGGGTTGCCCTCGTTGCCATATTGCATTGCTGACCAGTCTTATAAAAACACCAGCAGGTTCATATCGGCATTTTGTGATTTACTAGAGGTTTTAGCAGGCAGATTGGAAGCCGATGTGGTGTGCCAGCTTCTTGAGTACGATGAAGTTGCTTCTGGTTTTGGTATAGATAAACAGGCAGTATTGCAATTTCATGCATGGGTTGAAGAGCTTAATGTGCGCTGGGGAAAAGATAGTGCTCATCGAAAGCAATTTACACAGCAGGAAAGCAATGCGTTTACGTGGCACTATGCAATTGAACGAATGCTTATGGGCTATGCAGTACCAGAAAGTGCTGGGATTGTAGATGATATAATGCCATTTGACTGCGTCGAAGGGTCCATGGGCAATGTTTTGGGATGTTTCATTAATTTTCTGAAAACACTTTTTTATTTTTACGATGAAGCACAAAAACCAAAACCCCTATTGCAGTGGGCTGAGTTTTGCCAACATTGCGTCAATGCCCTGCTTAATGTGGAAAATCATTCACAGGATTATGAAAATATACAAAACTTGTTTGAGTCATTGCGGGCGATAGCTCCTAAAATTAATCTTACTGATAACATAGAATTTCTGGTTATAAAAAGCTGGATTGAAGATTTTATTTCTGAGCAAAGAGTCAGCAGTAATTTTTTAACTAAAGGAATAACCTTTTGCCAGCTTTTACCCATGCGAAGTATTCCATTTAAGGTTGTGTGCCTTTTAGGAATGAATGATGATTTTCCACGACAGGATGACATTATAAGCTTTGATATAATGCGTAATGATGAAAAATATAAAAAGGAGCTGCCACGCTGTATCCGTTCAAAGCGAAGCGATGACCGCTATTTATTTTTGGAAAGCATCATTTCTGCAAAGGAGTATCTTTTTATAAGCTATCAGGGTCAGGATCCGGTTGATTTGAGCTTAAAGGAGCCCTCAATAGTTGTCAATGAACTTTTGGAGTACATTGAACAAGGTTTTTATTGTATTGATGAGAGCCAATCCATACGTGATTATTTAGTAACACAACACCATCTGCATCATTTTCATCCTGCATATTTCAACAACAGTAACAAACTTTTTTCGTATTCAAAAATGTGGTGTAATGAAAGCATTGCACTGTATGATGAAAAGCGTGAGTATGAACCGCTAGTTATGCAGCCAGTAAAAACAGAAAAATTACAAACTGTAATAACCATGGATGAATTTGTACAGTTCTTTTATAATCCAGCCCGTTACTTTATTACAAAAATGTTGGGGATACACCTGCGTGATAGCGTTATTGAATTGAACAGCGAAGAACCTCTGGTGGTGCCAGCAGGCTTGGATAAATACACATTAAGCAACGAGTTGCTTGAATGGCGTATTCAAAACAATGAAGTTGAACAGTTTATTCATTTAAAAAAGAAAAATGGACAAATTCCAGATGGCGTGTTGGGCGATGTTATTGTTAAAAAAACAAATGAAGAGATTACACCTTTCATTGAAACTGTTACACGCATGTGCAAAGGTACAAAGCAACGTTATGAGGTGGAATATACTGTAAGTAATAATAATATTAATATTGTAATAAGAGGACTAGTTACACTATATGGCAACAACCAAATTTTTTATAGATATGGGAACTTGA is a window from the Spirochaetota bacterium genome containing:
- the recC gene encoding exodeoxyribonuclease V subunit gamma, with translation MNTEFYLYTSNNLEFLVDELGKLLFKKRKNDILSPHTIIVQSLGMQRWISLQLAQRYGVFTNCLFPFPQQFALDVFKAVIPDYELSPLYENKILIWQLVKLLPQCINEMGFEQVKNYLVVDGTISQIRLYQLAHRLANLYDEYLVYFYEYILEWEKPTKQNDWQIVLWRYVKNAVGDNSSACHKAQLLKKAIKKLSDSKNNEALKEKFSPYIILFGITTLPQYYIELFKALSSVVPVHIFQLNPSKEYWFDTINEKKKLRLEEENIDTEKLKYEVGNPLLSSLGKVGAEYIEMLLDYEAVDTINSDTAYTYIDNTQNETLLRILQSDICRLINRGSNDKEIYNPNRIQPKVAINSNDRSISIHSCHSPLREVEVLRDYIIDVMNNNDIIPNDIIVMAPDIDLYAPFIQAVFDEQVLKKEGLPSLPYCIADQSYKNTSRFISAFCDLLEVLAGRLEADVVCQLLEYDEVASGFGIDKQAVLQFHAWVEELNVRWGKDSAHRKQFTQQESNAFTWHYAIERMLMGYAVPESAGIVDDIMPFDCVEGSMGNVLGCFINFLKTLFYFYDEAQKPKPLLQWAEFCQHCVNALLNVENHSQDYENIQNLFESLRAIAPKINLTDNIEFLVIKSWIEDFISEQRVSSNFLTKGITFCQLLPMRSIPFKVVCLLGMNDDFPRQDDIISFDIMRNDEKYKKELPRCIRSKRSDDRYLFLESIISAKEYLFISYQGQDPVDLSLKEPSIVVNELLEYIEQGFYCIDESQSIRDYLVTQHHLHHFHPAYFNNSNKLFSYSKMWCNESIALYDEKREYEPLVMQPVKTEKLQTVITMDEFVQFFYNPARYFITKMLGIHLRDSVIELNSEEPLVVPAGLDKYTLSNELLEWRIQNNEVEQFIHLKKKNGQIPDGVLGDVIVKKTNEEITPFIETVTRMCKGTKQRYEVEYTVSNNNINIVIRGLVTLYGNNQIFYRYGNLKAKDRIKAFLWHIFVCVACNANVCTYFITKDKINPISYTSMTVEKAKNYLNQCIELFVEGSQRIIPFFPETSYMYFDLMMNGKTNNKYYVYNLEEKFYNNSGNTIAEYDDPYIQRAFYKVSIFQDESIFKDFREIATKVFGMITECQVL